A portion of the Stella humosa genome contains these proteins:
- a CDS encoding TAXI family TRAP transporter solute-binding subunit — protein MRALAWAFMAGGLLLSQAAEAETRLTLKAAASGSAYYVMTVQLSEAIRTETKGAVVPTVEESQGSVQNVKEAIRRPGAYLFTSPPALVASARTGKKPFEGEAGYETIQGLFTLPAITMHWVVRADAGVAGFADLAGKRFVAGGRGTFTQRQSDAVFRMLGIADKVNVVDVELNAAVNAMRNRQIDGFATGGSYPAPNLQELAVAMPIRLLGLEAAQIEQIRQEDPSATDLVIPAGTYKGVDTPTRTIALPVGAYATQKMDEATAHAIVKAFWERKAELTKQNPWWGGVTAEQNALLGVPLHPGAARYYREAGIAIPAAR, from the coding sequence ATGCGTGCTTTGGCTTGGGCCTTCATGGCCGGCGGATTGCTGCTGTCGCAGGCGGCCGAGGCGGAGACCCGGCTGACGCTGAAGGCGGCGGCCAGCGGATCGGCCTACTATGTCATGACGGTCCAACTGTCCGAGGCGATCCGCACCGAGACCAAGGGCGCCGTGGTGCCGACGGTCGAGGAGAGCCAGGGCTCCGTCCAGAACGTGAAGGAGGCGATCCGCCGCCCGGGCGCCTACCTGTTCACCTCGCCGCCGGCCCTGGTCGCGTCCGCGCGGACAGGCAAGAAGCCGTTCGAGGGCGAGGCCGGGTACGAGACGATCCAGGGGCTCTTCACCCTCCCCGCCATCACCATGCACTGGGTGGTGCGGGCGGACGCCGGGGTGGCCGGCTTCGCCGACCTTGCCGGCAAGCGCTTCGTCGCCGGCGGCCGCGGCACCTTCACCCAGCGCCAGAGCGATGCGGTGTTCCGCATGCTGGGGATCGCCGACAAGGTGAACGTGGTCGACGTGGAGCTGAACGCCGCCGTCAACGCCATGCGCAACCGGCAGATCGACGGCTTCGCGACCGGCGGCTCCTATCCCGCCCCCAACCTGCAGGAACTGGCGGTCGCCATGCCGATCCGCCTGCTGGGGCTGGAGGCGGCCCAGATCGAGCAGATCCGGCAAGAGGATCCGAGCGCCACCGACCTCGTCATCCCCGCCGGGACCTACAAGGGCGTCGACACGCCCACCCGGACCATCGCCCTGCCGGTCGGCGCCTACGCCACGCAGAAGATGGACGAGGCGACCGCCCACGCCATCGTCAAGGCGTTCTGGGAGCGCAAGGCCGAACTGACGAAGCAGAATCCATGGTGGGGCGGCGTCACCGCCGAGCAGAACGCGCTGCTGGGCGTGCCGCTGCATCCGGGTGCCGCGCGCTACTACCGCGAGGCCGGCATCGCCATCCCCGCCGCCCGCTAG
- a CDS encoding M23 family metallopeptidase, producing MGGRTEARSDVPVGGAERRWPAWVAGSCAGLMLWAAAPAAGQGLGQNVAPPQPAATATPDRETLLRMLAEEMTTRLVTALSIQARSHAAEVATLEYRLRQAEERLERTETARERGESAHREDLKGMRELLARAEAAVGGLGASQAAMKAALDERDQDANRLKLTLTRALGALAEAKQDARTQRAAADAAAAAAGDVELLRQQAMAAVADLDRARQQSALLAAERLRLAREADELKLEKASLQIDRDLAFGERDAMSDRLQVVALQVSQPQPASEPAGLETRALERLGQIEQFLSATGINVGKLGAPVPGAKTSTGTVVPPPLPVSRQGGRGGPFIPGNLQSLADRQKPTEASIRMERQLDRLERVERVLRVLPLGAPLQHYSFESGFGPRSDPFRKKAAIHEGVDLAAPMRTPLRATGPGTVVHAGTKAAYGKTVDIRHAGGLVTRYAHMADIKVRDGETVRRGDIVGLLGSTGRSTGPHVHYEVMVDGRPVDPVRFIGKK from the coding sequence ATGGGCGGACGAACGGAAGCGCGATCAGACGTGCCGGTGGGCGGCGCGGAACGGCGCTGGCCGGCCTGGGTCGCGGGTAGCTGCGCGGGGTTGATGCTGTGGGCGGCGGCCCCTGCGGCCGGCCAGGGGCTGGGCCAGAATGTCGCACCCCCTCAGCCGGCGGCCACCGCAACCCCCGATCGCGAAACCCTGCTGCGCATGCTGGCCGAGGAGATGACGACCCGGCTGGTGACGGCCCTGTCGATCCAGGCCCGCTCGCACGCCGCCGAGGTCGCCACCCTGGAATACCGGCTGCGCCAGGCCGAGGAACGGCTGGAGCGCACCGAGACGGCCCGCGAGCGCGGCGAGAGCGCCCATCGCGAGGACCTGAAGGGCATGCGTGAGCTGCTGGCCCGCGCCGAGGCGGCGGTCGGTGGGCTGGGCGCATCGCAGGCGGCCATGAAGGCGGCACTCGACGAGCGCGACCAGGATGCCAATCGCCTCAAGCTCACGCTGACCCGGGCGCTGGGTGCCCTGGCCGAGGCCAAGCAGGACGCCCGCACGCAACGCGCCGCGGCCGACGCGGCGGCAGCCGCCGCCGGCGACGTCGAGCTGCTGCGGCAGCAGGCGATGGCGGCCGTGGCCGATCTCGACCGCGCCCGCCAGCAGTCGGCGTTGCTGGCGGCAGAGCGCCTGCGCCTGGCACGCGAGGCCGACGAATTGAAGCTGGAGAAGGCCAGCCTGCAGATCGACCGCGACCTTGCCTTCGGCGAGCGCGATGCGATGTCGGACCGCCTCCAGGTCGTGGCGCTGCAGGTGAGCCAGCCGCAGCCGGCCAGCGAGCCAGCCGGCCTCGAGACCCGGGCGCTGGAGCGGCTGGGCCAGATCGAGCAGTTCCTGTCGGCAACCGGCATCAATGTCGGCAAGCTGGGCGCGCCCGTGCCCGGCGCCAAGACCTCGACCGGCACGGTCGTGCCGCCGCCCCTGCCGGTGTCGCGCCAGGGCGGGCGTGGCGGTCCCTTCATCCCGGGCAACCTGCAGTCGCTGGCCGACCGCCAGAAGCCGACGGAGGCCAGCATCCGCATGGAGCGCCAGCTCGACCGGCTGGAGCGGGTGGAGCGCGTGCTACGCGTCCTGCCGCTGGGCGCGCCGTTGCAGCATTATTCCTTCGAGAGCGGCTTCGGCCCGCGGTCGGACCCGTTCCGCAAGAAGGCCGCGATCCACGAAGGCGTCGACCTGGCAGCCCCCATGCGCACGCCGCTGCGCGCGACCGGCCCCGGCACGGTCGTTCATGCCGGCACCAAGGCCGCCTACGGCAAGACGGTGGACATCCGCCACGCCGGCGGCCTCGTCACCCGTTATGCCCACATGGCCGACATCAAGGTCCGCGACGGCGAGACGGTGCGTCGCGGCGACATCGTCGGCCTGCTCGGCTCGACCGGCCGCAGCACCGGCCCCCACGTCCACTACGAAGTGATGGTCGATGGCCGCCCGGTCGACCCGGTGCGCTTCATCGGCAAGAAGTAG
- a CDS encoding RidA family protein gives MTDITRIPNATLPSKSRVAIYRLPGGGGFLWAVATSPDRSQDIRAQTLGTLGVLDGFLKDAGLDRTRIVKAEIVVTDHDNKPAFDAAWASWMPDGYGPVRSFVQSVMPEGDLIEIIITAALPA, from the coding sequence ATGACCGACATCACCCGCATCCCCAACGCCACCCTGCCCAGCAAGTCGCGCGTGGCGATCTATCGCCTGCCGGGCGGTGGCGGCTTCCTCTGGGCGGTGGCGACTTCGCCCGATCGCAGCCAGGACATCCGCGCCCAGACCCTGGGCACGCTGGGCGTGCTCGACGGCTTCCTGAAGGATGCCGGGCTGGACCGCACGCGGATCGTGAAGGCGGAGATCGTCGTCACCGACCACGACAACAAGCCGGCCTTCGACGCGGCCTGGGCCAGTTGGATGCCGGACGGCTACGGGCCGGTGCGTTCGTTCGTGCAGTCGGTCATGCCCGAGGGCGACCTGATCGAGATCATCATCACGGCCGCCCTGCCGGCCTGA
- a CDS encoding haloacid dehalogenase type II has protein sequence MSAATALAGTRVCVFDAYGTLFDVAAAANRWRDLLGGHAGPLTELWRRKQLEYTWLRSLMGRYEDFWHVTGAALDHAMAALAIADPGLRARLMASYLELDAYADAHAMLTRLKAAGRPTAILSNGSPSMLAAAVSAARIGRLLDAVLSVDPVAVYKPHPSVYALACERFACKPAEVCFVSANGWDVAGAASFGFQAVHIDRTRQPAEGLPGTPAARVSSLDELPHLLAL, from the coding sequence ATGAGTGCCGCCACCGCGCTGGCCGGCACGCGCGTCTGCGTCTTCGATGCCTATGGCACGCTGTTCGACGTCGCGGCCGCCGCCAATCGCTGGCGCGACCTGCTGGGCGGCCATGCCGGGCCGCTGACCGAGCTGTGGCGCCGCAAGCAGCTTGAATACACTTGGCTGCGCAGCCTGATGGGGCGCTACGAGGATTTCTGGCACGTGACCGGGGCCGCCCTCGACCATGCCATGGCGGCGCTGGCGATCGCCGATCCCGGCCTGCGCGCGCGGCTGATGGCGAGCTACCTGGAACTCGACGCCTATGCCGACGCCCACGCCATGCTGACCCGCCTGAAGGCAGCCGGGCGGCCGACGGCGATCCTGTCGAACGGCAGCCCGTCAATGCTGGCCGCGGCCGTGTCGGCCGCCCGCATCGGGCGCCTGCTGGACGCCGTCCTGTCGGTCGATCCGGTCGCGGTCTACAAGCCCCACCCGTCGGTCTATGCCCTGGCGTGCGAGCGCTTTGCCTGCAAGCCGGCGGAGGTCTGCTTCGTCTCGGCCAATGGCTGGGACGTGGCCGGCGCCGCCAGCTTTGGCTTCCAGGCCGTCCATATCGACCGGACGCGCCAGCCGGCCGAGGGCCTGCCCGGTACGCCGGCGGCCCGGGTTTCCAGCCTCGACGAACTGCCCCACCTTCTCGCCCTGTAA
- a CDS encoding TRAP transporter permease, whose translation MTPTGGRGRGAAVVLACALASVAFHLYLVVSGLLPTLVTRPIHLALALPFVFLFAPGGRVARATGAVLCAVGVALCLWIAWERERLVDQYGVTVGWFQHGAAILLILIVLEMARRSVKAVMPTVAAICLAYGLFGQHLPGVFGHPGLPLDTILGTLVVAEGGLWGQLTGVSVDLVAPFLILGALVAAGDAGTGFMSFATRVAGRYRAGSAKVEVVASALYGTISGSASANVVTTGTMTIPAMIRAGYPRPFAAAVEAVASTGGQIMPPVMGAGVFLMAELIRVPYPELMVAATLPAFLFFAAAWIGTDHYAVRLGLTGLPASALPSWGTVGRTIPFFLVPLLIVIAILGFTAFTAQLGAAVAAAAAALLLLIDAAGRVDLGRWLVRLATATEDAARQIAHIAAVIICAGLIVGVFNMTGLGVKITGAILDLAGDRLWLALILTACACLVLGMELPTTAAYVICVAVAGPALGKLGLPPLQAHMFVFWYALLCTITPPVCGTVFIAAGIAQTPWLPVAGWAMRLGLGLFVVPLGFVQHPALLELGSTPILALAATAKVGLGLWLLSYAVIRIDRGLPRRALALPVGVALVLAGGF comes from the coding sequence ATGACCCCGACGGGGGGGCGCGGCCGGGGGGCGGCCGTCGTCCTGGCCTGCGCGCTCGCCTCCGTCGCCTTCCATCTCTACCTCGTCGTCTCCGGGCTGCTGCCGACGCTCGTCACGCGGCCGATCCACCTGGCGCTGGCCCTGCCGTTCGTCTTCCTGTTTGCGCCGGGCGGCCGGGTGGCCCGGGCGACGGGCGCCGTCCTTTGCGCCGTGGGCGTGGCACTCTGCCTGTGGATCGCCTGGGAGCGCGAGCGGCTGGTCGACCAGTACGGCGTCACCGTCGGCTGGTTCCAGCATGGTGCCGCCATCCTGCTGATCCTGATCGTGCTCGAGATGGCGCGCCGGTCGGTGAAGGCGGTGATGCCGACAGTGGCTGCCATCTGCCTGGCCTATGGCCTGTTCGGGCAGCATCTGCCGGGCGTATTCGGCCATCCCGGCCTGCCGCTCGACACCATCCTCGGCACACTCGTGGTGGCCGAGGGCGGGCTGTGGGGCCAGTTGACCGGCGTCTCGGTCGACCTGGTGGCGCCGTTCCTGATCCTGGGCGCGCTGGTGGCCGCGGGCGATGCCGGCACCGGCTTCATGAGCTTCGCCACGCGCGTGGCCGGCCGCTACCGCGCCGGCTCGGCCAAGGTGGAGGTGGTGGCATCTGCCCTCTACGGCACGATCTCGGGCTCGGCCTCGGCCAATGTCGTCACCACCGGCACCATGACCATCCCGGCGATGATCCGGGCGGGCTATCCCCGCCCCTTCGCGGCCGCGGTGGAGGCCGTCGCGTCCACCGGCGGCCAGATCATGCCGCCCGTCATGGGCGCGGGCGTGTTCCTGATGGCCGAGCTGATCCGCGTGCCCTATCCCGAGCTGATGGTGGCGGCCACCCTGCCCGCCTTCCTCTTCTTCGCCGCCGCCTGGATCGGCACCGACCACTATGCCGTCCGCCTTGGCCTGACCGGGCTGCCCGCGTCGGCCCTGCCAAGCTGGGGCACGGTCGGGCGCACCATCCCCTTCTTCCTTGTCCCGCTGCTGATCGTCATCGCCATCCTGGGCTTCACCGCCTTCACCGCCCAACTGGGCGCGGCTGTCGCGGCAGCCGCCGCAGCACTGCTGCTGCTGATCGATGCCGCGGGCCGCGTCGACCTCGGTCGCTGGCTCGTCCGCCTGGCGACGGCGACCGAGGACGCCGCCCGCCAGATCGCCCATATCGCCGCCGTCATCATCTGCGCCGGCCTCATCGTCGGCGTCTTCAACATGACCGGCCTCGGCGTGAAGATCACCGGCGCCATCCTCGACCTGGCCGGCGACCGCCTGTGGCTGGCCCTGATCCTGACCGCCTGCGCCTGCCTGGTCCTGGGCATGGAGCTGCCGACCACGGCGGCCTACGTCATCTGCGTGGCGGTCGCGGGGCCCGCACTCGGCAAGCTCGGCCTGCCGCCGCTGCAGGCCCACATGTTCGTCTTCTGGTACGCGCTGCTGTGCACCATCACGCCGCCCGTCTGCGGCACGGTCTTCATCGCCGCCGGCATCGCCCAGACGCCCTGGCTGCCGGTTGCGGGCTGGGCGATGCGGCTGGGCCTCGGCCTATTCGTCGTGCCGCTGGGCTTCGTCCAGCACCCGGCGCTGCTGGAACTGGGCTCGACCCCCATCCTGGCCCTGGCGGCGACCGCCAAGGTCGGGCTCGGCCTGTGGCTGTTGAGCTATGCCGTCATCCGCATCGACCGTGGCCTGCCCAGGCGCGCGCTGGCTCTGCCGGTCGGCGTGGCCCTAGTGCTGGCAGGGGGATTCTGA
- a CDS encoding 2-hydroxyacid dehydrogenase: MAATANRPRILVTRKLPEAVERRAARDYDARLSTDDTALDAAAMGDAAEGCDGVIVCAADKVGADAIDGLPDSVRIIATFSVGTDHIDLGAAKRRGIAVTNTPDVLTDATADIALLLMLAAARRAGEGERMVRAKAWGGWAPTQLLGTHMSGKTVGIVGMGRIGQSLARRARGFDMQIRYYNRTRLAPELELGAIYHDNVEDLLPHAEFLSLHCPLTPQTRHLLDARRIALLPKGAILVNTARGPVVDDRAVVAALKSGQLSAAGLDVYDGEPHVHEGYLGLENVVLLPHLGSATTETREAMGFRALDNLDGWFSTGEPADRVV, encoded by the coding sequence ATGGCCGCTACGGCAAACCGTCCGCGCATTCTCGTCACCCGCAAGCTGCCCGAAGCCGTCGAGCGACGCGCCGCCCGCGACTACGATGCCCGCCTCAGCACCGACGATACGGCGCTCGACGCCGCCGCCATGGGCGATGCGGCCGAGGGCTGCGACGGGGTGATCGTGTGCGCCGCCGACAAGGTCGGGGCCGATGCGATCGACGGCCTGCCGGACAGCGTGCGCATCATTGCTACCTTTTCCGTCGGCACCGACCATATCGACCTGGGCGCGGCCAAGCGCCGCGGCATCGCCGTCACCAACACCCCGGACGTGCTGACCGACGCCACGGCCGACATCGCGCTGCTGCTGATGCTGGCGGCCGCGCGGCGCGCCGGCGAGGGCGAGCGGATGGTGCGCGCCAAGGCCTGGGGCGGCTGGGCGCCGACGCAGTTGCTCGGCACGCATATGAGCGGCAAGACGGTCGGCATCGTCGGCATGGGCCGCATCGGCCAGTCGCTGGCCAGGCGCGCCCGCGGCTTCGACATGCAGATCCGCTACTACAACCGGACGCGGCTGGCGCCCGAGCTGGAGCTGGGTGCGATCTACCACGACAATGTCGAGGACCTGCTGCCGCACGCCGAGTTCCTGTCGCTGCACTGCCCGTTGACGCCGCAGACCCGGCACCTCTTGGATGCGCGGCGCATCGCGCTGCTGCCCAAGGGCGCCATCCTGGTGAACACGGCACGCGGGCCGGTGGTGGACGACCGCGCGGTGGTCGCCGCGCTCAAGTCCGGCCAGCTCTCGGCCGCCGGGCTCGACGTCTATGACGGCGAGCCCCATGTCCATGAAGGCTATCTGGGGCTGGAGAACGTCGTGCTGCTGCCACACCTGGGCAGCGCCACGACCGAGACGCGCGAGGCCATGGGCTTCCGCGCGCTCGACAATCTCGACGGCTGGTTCTCGACCGGTGAGCCGGCGGACCGGGTCGTCTGA
- a CDS encoding cell envelope integrity EipB family protein → MFRAARGAAVFFCLALALPCSVEAGTIAPHRALYDLSLASARASGGVVGVQGRMLFEWGDACDGWTVQQRYRMRLSQAQDDEVEIVSSLASWESKDGMRYRFALKKKRGDEPEEEVRGSARLDGPGRGGRARFVRPEESKLDLPRGTVFPSTHTIEVIRRAEAKEHFFGRRVFDGSEVEAPVDVSAFIGPAKPAGGDGVKPAAGEAGKTRNLADRPGWKVRLAFFPSASKDPLPDYEIGLVLLDNGVSSDMLIDYGDFTVRARLKELEPVRGGC, encoded by the coding sequence ATGTTCAGAGCAGCTAGGGGTGCGGCCGTCTTCTTCTGTCTGGCCCTGGCGTTGCCCTGCTCCGTGGAAGCCGGAACGATCGCCCCCCACCGGGCGCTCTACGACCTGTCGCTCGCGTCGGCGAGGGCCAGCGGCGGCGTGGTTGGCGTCCAGGGGCGCATGCTGTTCGAATGGGGCGACGCCTGCGACGGCTGGACGGTGCAGCAGCGCTATCGCATGCGCCTGTCGCAGGCCCAGGACGACGAGGTCGAGATCGTCTCCAGCCTGGCAAGCTGGGAATCGAAGGACGGCATGCGCTACCGCTTCGCCCTGAAGAAGAAGCGCGGCGACGAGCCGGAGGAGGAGGTGCGCGGCTCCGCGCGCCTGGATGGCCCGGGGCGTGGCGGCCGCGCCCGGTTCGTCCGCCCAGAGGAATCCAAGCTCGACCTGCCGCGCGGCACGGTCTTCCCCTCCACCCACACGATCGAGGTCATCCGCCGCGCGGAGGCCAAGGAGCATTTCTTCGGCCGCCGCGTCTTCGACGGTTCCGAGGTGGAGGCGCCCGTCGATGTGAGCGCCTTCATCGGGCCGGCGAAGCCCGCTGGCGGCGATGGCGTGAAGCCGGCTGCCGGCGAGGCGGGCAAGACCAGGAATCTGGCCGACCGGCCGGGTTGGAAGGTCCGGCTGGCCTTCTTCCCGTCCGCCAGCAAGGATCCGCTGCCGGACTATGAGATCGGGCTGGTGCTGCTGGACAACGGTGTTTCGTCCGACATGCTGATCGATTATGGCGACTTCACCGTGCGGGCACGGTTGAAGGAGCTGGAGCCGGTCCGCGGCGGCTGCTGA
- a CDS encoding catalase, which yields MARATKGGTPPSSNSTAPELGQTAAERGAPSITTNQGVVIADNRNSLKAGPRGPTLLEDFILREKITHFDHERIPERIVHARGSGAHGYFRPYKSWASITKAHFLQDPKRKTPVFVRFSTVAGGAGSNDTVRDVRGFAVKFYTQEGNYDLVGNNIPVFFIQDAMRFPDLIHAVKPEPDREFPQASSAHDTFWDFASLMPESLHMLMWAMSDRGIPRSYRMMEGFGIHTFRFIDQAGTSRFVKFHWRPKLGSFSLVWDEAVKIAGADPDFHRRDLWDAIDQGKFPAFELSVQIFDEEMAAGFPFDVLDSTKLIPEELVPLTPLGEMVLDRNPDNFFAETEQVAFHPGHVVPGIDLSNDPLLQGRLFSYLDTQLSRLGSSNFHQIPVNQPKCPFANLQRGGHMRMSVEKGRVAYEPNSLDMTAPVQDPDRGYKHHPEAMESPKIRIRPESFADHHSQARLFWKSQTDTERTHIVAAFRFELSKVDVAAVRERMVGHLFDVDAELGGRVAAALGMPARQADMAGGGEAQPSPALSLLKKARETLETRKIGCLVADGVSADLVDQFRRAVERKGGKLMIVSMKRGGFQSAEGPVVPADFFVQGGPSILFDAVVLLGGSQPPAAFLMDAAAKHFAADAFAHLKTIAADDGGVALLAKAGIGQADFDEAVVPLSAKVTPAAISRFVASAARHRLWSREAKVSAPV from the coding sequence ATGGCCAGAGCGACCAAGGGCGGCACGCCACCCAGCAGCAACAGCACGGCGCCCGAACTGGGGCAGACGGCCGCAGAGCGGGGCGCGCCCTCGATCACCACCAACCAGGGCGTGGTGATCGCCGACAACCGCAACTCGCTGAAGGCCGGCCCGCGCGGCCCGACCTTGCTGGAGGATTTCATCCTCCGCGAGAAGATCACCCATTTCGACCATGAGCGCATTCCCGAGCGCATCGTCCATGCCCGCGGGTCGGGCGCGCACGGCTATTTCCGCCCCTACAAGTCGTGGGCGTCGATCACCAAGGCGCACTTCCTGCAGGATCCCAAGCGCAAGACGCCGGTCTTCGTCCGCTTCTCGACCGTGGCCGGCGGGGCCGGGTCCAACGACACCGTGCGCGACGTGCGCGGCTTCGCGGTGAAGTTCTATACCCAGGAGGGCAACTACGACTTGGTCGGCAACAACATCCCGGTCTTCTTCATCCAGGATGCCATGCGCTTCCCGGACCTGATCCATGCGGTGAAGCCCGAGCCCGATCGCGAGTTCCCGCAGGCCTCGTCGGCCCATGACACCTTCTGGGACTTCGCGTCGCTGATGCCGGAAAGCCTGCACATGCTGATGTGGGCGATGTCCGACCGCGGCATCCCGCGCAGCTACCGCATGATGGAGGGGTTCGGCATCCACACCTTCCGCTTCATCGACCAGGCTGGTACCTCACGCTTCGTGAAGTTCCACTGGCGGCCCAAGCTGGGCTCGTTCTCGCTGGTGTGGGACGAGGCCGTGAAGATCGCCGGCGCCGACCCGGATTTCCATCGCCGCGACCTGTGGGACGCGATCGACCAAGGCAAGTTCCCGGCGTTCGAACTGTCCGTGCAGATCTTCGACGAGGAGATGGCGGCCGGATTCCCCTTCGATGTGCTGGATTCCACCAAGCTGATCCCCGAGGAGCTGGTGCCGCTGACGCCGCTGGGTGAGATGGTGCTGGACCGCAACCCGGACAACTTCTTCGCCGAGACGGAGCAGGTGGCCTTCCATCCCGGCCATGTCGTGCCCGGCATCGACCTGTCGAACGACCCGCTGCTGCAGGGTCGGCTGTTCTCTTATCTCGATACGCAGCTATCGCGCCTGGGCAGCTCGAACTTCCACCAGATCCCGGTCAACCAGCCGAAATGCCCGTTCGCCAACCTTCAGCGCGGCGGCCATATGCGCATGTCGGTGGAGAAGGGGCGGGTGGCCTACGAGCCCAACTCGCTCGACATGACGGCGCCGGTGCAGGACCCGGACCGCGGCTACAAGCATCATCCCGAGGCGATGGAATCGCCCAAGATCCGCATCCGTCCGGAAAGCTTCGCCGACCATCACTCCCAGGCGCGGTTGTTCTGGAAAAGCCAGACGGATACCGAGCGCACCCACATCGTCGCTGCCTTCCGCTTCGAGCTGTCGAAGGTGGATGTGGCTGCCGTCCGTGAGCGCATGGTGGGCCATCTCTTCGACGTCGATGCCGAACTGGGTGGCCGGGTCGCGGCGGCGCTGGGCATGCCGGCACGGCAAGCCGACATGGCCGGCGGTGGCGAGGCGCAGCCCTCGCCGGCGCTGAGCCTGCTGAAGAAGGCCCGGGAGACGCTGGAGACGCGCAAGATCGGCTGCCTCGTGGCCGATGGCGTGTCCGCCGACCTGGTCGACCAGTTCCGCCGGGCGGTCGAGCGCAAGGGTGGCAAGCTGATGATCGTCTCGATGAAGCGCGGCGGCTTCCAGTCGGCCGAAGGGCCCGTGGTGCCGGCGGACTTCTTCGTGCAGGGCGGGCCGTCGATCCTGTTCGACGCAGTCGTGCTGCTGGGCGGCAGCCAGCCGCCGGCGGCGTTCCTGATGGATGCGGCGGCGAAGCACTTCGCGGCCGACGCCTTCGCTCACCTGAAGACGATCGCCGCCGACGATGGCGGCGTCGCCCTGCTGGCGAAGGCCGGCATCGGCCAGGCCGACTTCGACGAGGCGGTCGTGCCGCTGTCGGCCAAGGTGACGCCGGCCGCCATCTCGCGCTTCGTGGCCTCGGCCGCGCGCCACCGCCTGTGGTCGCGCGAGGCCAAGGTCAGCGCCCCCGTCTAG
- a CDS encoding threonine ammonia-lyase yields the protein MNAPAPLAAMTAIPPERLPPLAAGAPDISAIEQAAERIRGEAVQTPLLEVPAANAILGGRLLIKAEMLQRTGSFKFRGAYNSVAALAPEVRARGVVTYSSGNHAQGLAAAAQAMGVPALIVMPEDAPAIKVENTRGYGAEVVFYDRYTESREEIGERLAAERGGTIIRPYDEPNVIAGQGTIGLEIAMQAAARGVKLDAVLVPAGGGGLVAGVSTAIAARSPGTPVFCCEPAGFDDTTRSLAAADWIENDPAARSFCDALLASTPGRITFTINARRLAGGLVVTDAEVADAMRFAFRHFKIVVEPGGAVGLAAVLTGKVDIAGRAIAVVCSGGNVDPALFRDVLAGA from the coding sequence ATGAACGCGCCCGCCCCGCTCGCCGCCATGACCGCCATCCCGCCCGAGCGGCTGCCGCCGCTGGCGGCCGGCGCCCCCGACATCTCGGCCATCGAGCAAGCGGCCGAGCGCATCCGCGGCGAGGCGGTGCAGACCCCGCTGCTGGAAGTCCCGGCCGCCAACGCCATCCTGGGCGGGCGCCTGCTGATCAAGGCCGAGATGCTGCAGCGCACCGGCTCGTTCAAGTTTCGCGGCGCCTACAACAGCGTGGCCGCCCTGGCGCCGGAGGTCCGCGCGCGCGGCGTCGTCACCTATTCGTCGGGCAACCACGCCCAGGGCCTGGCGGCCGCGGCCCAGGCCATGGGCGTGCCCGCCCTCATCGTGATGCCCGAGGACGCCCCGGCCATCAAGGTCGAGAACACGCGCGGCTACGGTGCCGAGGTCGTCTTCTACGACCGCTATACCGAAAGCCGGGAGGAGATCGGCGAGCGGCTGGCGGCCGAGCGCGGCGGCACCATCATCCGCCCCTATGACGAACCGAACGTGATCGCCGGCCAGGGGACGATCGGCCTGGAGATCGCGATGCAGGCGGCTGCCCGCGGCGTGAAGCTGGATGCCGTGCTGGTGCCGGCCGGCGGCGGCGGCCTGGTCGCGGGCGTGTCCACGGCGATCGCCGCGCGCAGCCCCGGCACGCCCGTTTTCTGCTGCGAGCCGGCCGGCTTCGACGACACCACGCGCTCGCTGGCCGCGGCCGACTGGATCGAGAACGACCCCGCCGCCCGCTCCTTCTGCGACGCGCTGCTGGCGTCGACCCCTGGCCGCATCACCTTCACCATCAACGCCCGCCGCCTGGCCGGCGGCCTGGTCGTCACCGACGCCGAGGTGGCCGACGCGATGCGCTTCGCCTTCCGCCACTTCAAGATCGTGGTCGAGCCGGGCGGCGCCGTCGGCCTGGCCGCCGTGCTGACCGGCAAGGTCGACATCGCGGGCCGAGCCATCGCCGTCGTCTGCTCGGGCGGCAACGTCGACCCGGCGCTGTTCCGCGACGTGCTGGCCGGCGCCTGA